One segment of Ricinus communis isolate WT05 ecotype wild-type chromosome 8, ASM1957865v1, whole genome shotgun sequence DNA contains the following:
- the LOC125370943 gene encoding protein DOWN-REGULATED IN DIF1 11-like, which produces MARRNNIFISVLLIQASVAIINISKFASALDFGAPTPSQEPLPGLYKFLDECEKQITKEYGKEIFKSVFLKGIVANDCCVELVSMGETCHNEMVKYIAHGPQFKAQLEMYLAKGEEVYKNCVGTPVRLARSIKI; this is translated from the coding sequence ATGGCAAGACGTAACAACATTTTTATCTCGGTACTTTTGATCCAAGCTAGTGTTGCAATAATCAATATTTCAAAGTTTGCATCTGCACTTGATTTTGGAGCACCAACGCCGTCACAAGAGCCGCTCCCGGgactatataaatttttggatGAATGTGAAAAACAAATCACAAAAGAGtatggaaaagaaattttcaaGTCAGTATTCTTGAAGGGTATTGTTGCTAATGATTGTTGTGTTGAACTAGTTTCGATGGGAGAAACCTGCCATAATGAAATGGTGAAGTACATTGCCCATGGACCACAATTCAAAGCACAGTTAGAAATGTATTTAGCTAAGGGTGAGGAAGTGTACAAGAACTGCGTTGGTACACCTGTACGACTTGCGCGCTCAATCAAAATCTAG